The Miscanthus floridulus cultivar M001 chromosome 17, ASM1932011v1, whole genome shotgun sequence genome has a window encoding:
- the LOC136516760 gene encoding pentatricopeptide repeat-containing protein At5g46580, chloroplastic-like — protein sequence MAPLPAPPTAASASASAFLFLSPPRSRCRYQHPKTKPKPTATILCSSTATAAGSASPSLSEQLEPLSRTLLHDKPTPIADRPAPEPTWVNPTRPKPSVLSLSRHRRRSPSANTSSAPLQPLLRALRALPEDADLAGTLDAFFLQQGQGAAPCPSDALLLLNYLHPSWRKTLSLLAWLRALPAGTFQLDTIFFNVALKSLRAARQWPLAERLALDMLDAGVPLDNITYSTLITAARRCRQFAKAVEWFERMYAADGVLPDEVTYSAVLDVYAHLGMKEEVLALFDRARGSGWKPDHVAFAVLAKMFGEAGDYEGIQFVFKEMREVGIKPNIFVYNALLEALGKTGKPGLARNLFEEMVVQGVDPNARTLTALAKIYGRARWGRDALQLWNKMRELKLPADNILCNTLLSMCADVGLVAEAEQLFNEMKNPECRDVPKPDKWSYTAMINIYGSNGDTDRALQLFGEMLKGGIEPNIMSYTIVIQCLGKAQRIQQAVEVLEAGLEKGLKPDDRLCGCLLSVIALSSGEEMEMVLSSLEKVNQNLVKLIRVLGDAQVGADDITKELKSVLNAAAPEVRRPYCNCLIDVCHNHGFPPQRAREVFHLAQTYGLYSKVQSRKDEEWSLDLRSLSVGAAKTAFDDWMQTVSERWVQHKALPESFSVYTGSSTHKFAQGLASAFAAYLEQMAVPFCPSESQAGSFISSRDDLVSWLQRSSSPAVVAG from the coding sequence atggcgccactgCCGGCACCTCCAACCGCGGCATCGGCCTCCGCCTCCGCATTCCTCTTCCTCTCTCCGCCGCGGAGCCGGTGCCGCTACCAGCACCCCAAGACCAAGCCGAAGCCCACCGCCACCATCCTCtgctcctccaccgccaccgcggcCGGCTCAGCATCGCCCTCCCTCTCCGAGCAGCTGGAGCCGCTGTCCCGCACGCTCCTCCACGACAAGCCCACTCCGATCGCGGACCGCCCCGCCCCGGAGCCAACCTGGGTGAACCCCACCAGGCCCAAGCCTAGCGTGCTCTCGctcagccgccaccgccgccgctctccTTCCGCGAACACTTCCTCCGCGCCGCTGCAGCCGCTCCTGCGCGCCCTCCGCGCCCTGCCCGAGGATGCCGACCTCGCGGGCACCCTCGACGCCTTCTTCCTGCAGCAGGGGCAGGGCGCGGCGCCGTGCCCCTCCGacgcgctcctcctcctcaactACCTCCACCCGTCGTGGCGTAAGACGCTCTCCCTCCTCGCTTGGCTGCGCGCGCTCCCCGCCGGCACCTTCCAGCTCGACACCATCTTCTTCAACGTCGCCCTCAAGTCACTCCGCGCCGCGCGCCAGTGGCCGCTCGCCGAGCGCCTCGCGCTCGACATGCTCGACGCGGGCGTGCCCCTCGACAACATCACCTACTCCACGCTCATCACCGCCGCCCGCCGCTGCCGCCAGTTCGCCAAGGCCGTCGAATGGTTCGAGCGCATGTACGCCGCCGACGGCGTCCTCCCCGACGAGGTCACCTACTCCGCCGTGCTCGACGTCTACGCGCACCTCGGAATGAAGGAGGAGGTGCTCGCGCTCTTCGACCGCGCCAGGGGCAGCGGCTGGAAGCCCGACCACGTCGCCTTCGCAGTCCTCGCCAAGATGTTCGGGGAGGCCGGCGACTACGAGGGCATCCAGTTCGTCTTCAAGGAGATGAGGGAGGTCGGCATCAAGCCCAACATCTTCGTCTACAACGCGCTGCTCGAGGCGCTGGGCAAGACCGGCAAGCCGGGCCTCGCGCGCAACCTGTTCGAGGAAATGGTCGTCCAGGGCGTCGACCCCAATGCGCGCACGCTCACCGCgctcgccaagatctacggcaggGCACGCTGGGGCCGCGACGCGCTCCAGCTCTGGAACAAGATGAGGGAGCTGAAGCTGCCCGCCGATAACATCCTCTGCAACACGCTGCTGAGCATGTGCGCCGACGTGGGGCTCGTGGCCGAGGCCGAGCAGCTCTTCAACGAGATGAAGAATCCGGAATGCCGCGATGTACCAAAGCCGGACAAGTGGAGCTACACGGCCATGATCAACATATACGGGAGCAACGGGGACACAGACCGCGCGCTCCAGCTGTTTGGGGAAATGCTGAAGGGCGGGATAGAGCCCAACATAATGAGCTACACCATTGTCATCCAATGCCTCGGGAAGGCACAGAGGATACAGCAAGCCGTGGAGGTGCTTGAGGCTGGGCTGGAGAAGGGTCTCAAGCCCGATGATCGGCTCTGTGGGTGCTTGCTCTCTGTCATCGCTCTTAGCAGCGGGGAGGAGATGGAAATGGTGCTTTCTTCCCTGGAAAAGGTCAATCAGAACCTGGTCAAGCTGATCAGAGTGCTCGGTGATGCCCAGGTTGGTGCTGACGATATCACAAAGGAGCTGAAGAGCGTATTGAACGCTGCGGCCCCTGAAGTACGCCGCCCTTACTGCAACTGTTTGATCGATGTATGCCACAACCATGGCTTCCCTCCTCAGAGAGCAAGAGAAGTCTTCCATCTTGCTCAGACCTACGGTTTATATTCCAAGGTTCAAAGCAGAAAGGATGAGGAGTGGTCGCTGGACCTGCGATCGCTCTCGGTTGGTGCGGCCAAGACAGCATTCGATGATTGGATGCAGACTGTCTCGGAGCGCTGGGTGCAGCACAAGGCTTTGCCAGAGTCCTTCAGCGTTTACACTGGATCCAGCACCCACAAGTTTGCGCAGGGGCTGGCAAGTGCTTTCGCCGCTTATCTGGAGCAAATGGCGGTGCCATTCTGTCCGAGTGAATCTCAAGCCGGCAGCTTCATCAGTTCAAGGGATGATCTGGTCTCATGGCTGCAGAGGAGCAGTTCGCCAGCAGTCGTTGCTGGATGA
- the LOC136517932 gene encoding uncharacterized protein, whose product MILAVLFANSDGNILIERFHGVPAEERLHWRSFLVKLGSENLKGSKNEELHVASHKSVSIVYTTIGDVCLYIVGKDEYDELALAEVIFAITSAVKDVCGKPPTERLFLDKYGRICLCLDEIVWQGLLENTEKDRVRRLTRLKPPVEP is encoded by the exons ATGATACTGGCCGTGCTCTTCGCCAACTCCGACGGGAATATCCTCATCGAGCG ATTCCATGGGGTTCCCGCGGAGGAGAGGCTCCACTGGCGCTCCTTCCTGGTGAAGCTCGGATCCGAGAACCTCAAGGGATCAAAGAACGAGGAGCTCCACGTTGCTTCCCACAA GTCTGTGTCTATTGTTTATACTACGATTGGGGACGTCTGCCTGTACATTGTTGGCAAGGATGAATATGATGAGCTTGCTT TGGCCGAGGTGATTTTTGCAATTACATCAGCAGTCAAGGATGTTTGTGGAAAACCTCCTACTGAGCGCCTCTTCCTTGACAAATACGGAAGGATCTGCTTGTGCCTCGATGAGATTGTTTGGCAG GGTTTGCTCGAAAACACAGAGAAAGACAGAGTGCGGAGGTTGACTAGACTAAAGCCCCCTGTTGAGCCATGA
- the LOC136518315 gene encoding putative transcriptional regulator tpeD translates to MSTTEGALGEGENSESVNLLKRNSDDVGWEYGVLVDPNNKDKVKCKLCKEMRGGIYRLKQHLAHEGKNVKKCTATTVQAMEAKQKCKKALDEAKRKREEKTVRELELREEVNVSRVGESNEVTCVGSSEPHKLGPMGKWTRAIDPKATKTDSLKQQQLNKKLWKERTHEVHKYIARWAYTHGKLLVYYSVLTLHDQLFLTLAAIPFNACDNDEFKQMCEAIGQFGPGLVPPCQDSLRERLLEEEYERTKSLLQEREAEKIKNGCSIMTDAWSDRKRRSIMNLCTNCADGTSFISSKEMSHVSHTSEVIFDLVDKAIEEIGPDNVVQVVTDNASNNMGAKRLLEEKRPHIFWTSCAAHTINLMLQGIGNLTRFKKVVDQAKAFTIFVYGHTRTLECLRYFTEGKEVVRPGVTRFASNFLTLSSMQEKKDQLRKMVVHSRWDSLKDVKSKKGKEATTTILSPSFWKDVKLTLTVFEPLVKVLRLVDGDVRPSMGFHYGQLLKAKRQIKEAFGNVEARFKDVIAVIDKKMNGRLDSPLHLTAYLLNPHYSYSDPSIFDQPKISEGFISCVEKFFYHDEDMQHMAANIELKKFQNREGPFSKKLARNFENFDYNPGRGTSYGSWCFFISTSWWRLYGYETPALQKMATRILSLTSSSSGCERNWSGFEGIHTKKRNRLTTTRLNKLVYIQFNSKLLNKREKIKSNKITEILQSSDTTEAQGFLQEGGDDCALADFRDGEEDEMEGTGIPWSVIGEAVGADEQLELRRSARVRELYEGEEFESEEEEYDDEDVNYSDEEI, encoded by the exons ATGTCTACAACAGAGGGTGCACTAGGTGAGGGAGAAAATAGTGAGTCGGTGAATCTCCTGAAAAGGAATTCGGATGATGTTGGATGGGAGTATGGTGTTCTTGTTGATCCTAACAACAAGGACAAAGTAAAGTGCAAGCTTTGTAAGGAGATGAGGGGAGGGATTTATAGGTTGAAGCAACATTTGGCTCATGAGGGAAAGAATGTGAAGAAATGCACGGCTACAACAGTGCAGGCCATGGAGGCTAAACAGAAGTGCAAGAAAGCACTAGATGAGGCAAAAAGGAAGAGGGAGGAGAAGACTGTTCGTGAGCTAGAACTTAGAGAGGAAGTTAATGTATCTAGGGTTGGAGAGTCAAATGAAGTCACTTGTGTTGGAAGTTCAGAGCCACACAAATTAGGACCCATGGGCAAATGGACACGTGCTATTGATCCTAAAGCTACCAAGACTGATTCTTTGAAGCAACAGCAGCTGAACAAGAAACTTTGGAAAGAAAGAACACATGAGGTGCATAAGTATATTGCAAGATGGGCCTATACACATGGTAAATTGCTAGTATACTATTCTGTACTTACATTACATGATCA GCTTTTTTTAACATTGGCAGCAATACCTTTCAATGCATGTGACAATGATGAGTTTAAGCAAATGTGTGAAGCAATTGGTCAGTTTGGTCCAGGACTTGTACCTCCATGTCAAGATTCACTTCGAGAGAGATTGTTGGAAGAAGAATATGAAAGAACCAAGAGTCTGCTGCAGGAACGTGAAGCCGAAAAGATAAAAAATGGGTGCTCTATTATGACCGATGCTTGGTCAGATAGGAAGAGGAGAAGCATAATGAATCTGTGCACCAATTGTGCTGATGGAACCTCCTTCATCAGCTCTAAGGAGATGTCACATGTCTCACATACCAGTGAGGTCATCTTTGATCTTGTGGACAAAGCAATTGAAGAGATTGGTCCAGACAATGTGGTGCAAGTAGTGACTGACAATGCCTCTAACAACATGGGAGCAAAGAGGCTATTGGAAGAGAAGAGACCACACATATTTTGGACCTCTTGTGCAGCTCACACAATCAACCTTATGCTCCAAGGAATTGGCAACTTGACTCGGTTCAAGAAAGTGGTTGACCAAGCAAAGGCATTTACCATATTTGTCTATGGCCACACAAGGACATTGGAGTGCTTGAGATACTTCACAGAGGGGAAAGAGGTAGTGAGGCCAGGAGTGACTAGGTTTGCTTCAAACTTTCTCACTTTGAGTAGCATGCAAGAGAAGAAGGATCAGTTAAGGAAGATGGTGGTTCATAGTAGGTGGGActcattgaaggatgtgaaatcaaAGAAAGGAAAAGAGGCAACAACAACTATATTGAGTCCAAGCTTTTGGAAGGATGTGAAGCTAACATTGACTGTTTTTGAGCCATTGGTCAAAGTCCTCCGTTTGGTTGATGGGGATGTGAGGCCATCCATGGGTTTCCATTATGGACAACTACTAAAGGCAAAGAGACAGATCAAAGAGGCCTTTGGAAATGTTGAGGCTCGGTTCAAGGATGTAATAGCTGTTATTGACAAGAAGATGAATGGAAGACTTGATTCTCCATTGCATTTGACAGCCTATTTGCTGAATCCTCACTATAGCTATAGTGACCCATCAATCTTTGATCAGCCCAAAATATCAGAAGGGTTTATATCTTGTGTTGAGAAATTTTTTTATCATGATGAGGACATGCAGCATATGGCTGCCAACATTGAACTAAAGAAGTTTCAGAATAGAGAAGGACCCTTTAGCAAGAAGCTTGCTAGGAATTTTGAAAACTTTGATTACAACCCAGGTAGAGGTACTTCCTATGGCTCATG GTGTTTTTTTATTTCAACATCATGGTGGAGACTGTATGGATATGAAACACCAGCTTTACAGAAGATGGCTACAAGGATCCTATCTTTGACATCAAGCTCTTCTGGTTGTGAAAGAAATTGGAGTGGGTTTGAAGGG ATACACACTAAGAAGAGGAATAGGCTTACTACAACCCGCCTCAACAAGCTGGTGTATATCCAATTCAACTCCAAGCTGCTTAATAAGAGAGAAAAGATCAAGTCAAACAAAATCACTGAGATACTTCAGTCTAGTGATACAACTGAAGCTCAAGGTTTTCTCCAAGAGGGTGGGGATGATTGTGCATTAGCTGACTTTAGAGATGGGGAGGAAGATGAGATGGAAGGTACCGGGATACCTTGGTCTGTCATTGGAGAGGCAGTGGGAGCAGATGAACAGCTTGAGTTGCGTAGAAGTGCAAGAGTGAGGGAGCTCTATGAAGGAGAAGAATTTGAGTCTGAAGAAGAAGAGTATGACGATGAGGATGTGAACTACAGTGACGAAGAAATATGA